Proteins found in one archaeon genomic segment:
- a CDS encoding NUDIX domain-containing protein, whose translation MEEHSAGAVVYTERPEGRRYLLLENGGRWDFPKGNMEKGESELQTVLREVGEETGLKEIELVPGFRKVIEYYYRRDGKNVHKKVTYMLGRTQDDNVKISFEHHGFGWYHYPQALDRASYDNSKSILAGAEKFLVAEAGRPTKVRTGPSDAARPI comes from the coding sequence ATGGAGGAACATTCAGCCGGGGCCGTGGTCTACACGGAGAGGCCCGAGGGGCGCAGGTATCTCCTCCTCGAGAACGGAGGAAGGTGGGACTTCCCCAAGGGCAACATGGAGAAGGGCGAGTCCGAGCTGCAGACCGTTCTTCGGGAGGTGGGCGAGGAGACGGGCCTCAAGGAGATCGAGCTCGTCCCGGGCTTCAGGAAGGTCATCGAGTACTACTACAGGCGCGATGGCAAGAACGTTCACAAGAAAGTGACGTATATGCTGGGGAGGACCCAGGACGACAACGTCAAGATCTCCTTCGAACACCACGGCTTCGGCTGGTATCACTACCCCCAAGCCCTCGACCGGGCCTCCTACGACAACTCGAAGTCGATTCTGGCGGGGGCAGAGAAGTTCCTGGTCGCAGAAGCCGGGAGACCGACGAAGGTCAGAACTGGACCATCGGATGCGGCGCGTCCAATTTGA
- a CDS encoding DUF373 family protein has translation MRGMVEEKEKYLVLCVDRDDDLGTKTKIETPVVGREAVLAAATALALADPEEADANAIFSSVRKYDELVRAGTPCEVAVVCGETNRGFEADRRVAKELNRVLIGADYTGVVLISDGGEDEQVIPIIQSIRPIVSVQRVTVKHSQTVEETYQVLGRYLRMLVFDPHYSKWSLGVPGLIFILATILIVSQHAFEAELTALLVLGGAFFIRGFSIDRTVAGLLQRGPTGYIRLFTMVASVLIVVVGLITGYGNMLSQSPSGYVAAVVADPGLIFVYGATLTGYLINGSLALVWAGIAIYATGALLSHLARDSVLWKRDGFVLAMLAILYLPVRTFSEFLIRGTTESTFLLVSYVLIGLAALFALTTTIYPRVRTRAGPEAE, from the coding sequence TTGAGAGGGATGGTCGAGGAGAAGGAGAAGTACCTGGTCCTCTGCGTGGACAGAGACGACGACCTGGGCACCAAGACCAAGATCGAGACCCCGGTCGTGGGGAGGGAGGCTGTTCTCGCTGCAGCTACTGCGCTCGCCCTCGCGGACCCCGAGGAGGCGGACGCCAACGCGATCTTCTCCTCGGTAAGGAAGTACGACGAGCTGGTCAGGGCGGGGACTCCCTGCGAAGTCGCGGTGGTCTGCGGGGAGACGAACCGGGGCTTCGAGGCCGACCGGAGGGTGGCGAAGGAGCTGAACAGGGTCCTGATCGGGGCCGATTACACGGGAGTGGTGCTCATCTCGGACGGGGGGGAGGACGAACAGGTCATACCGATAATCCAGAGCATCAGGCCCATTGTCTCGGTGCAGCGGGTGACGGTCAAGCACAGCCAGACGGTCGAGGAGACCTACCAGGTGCTCGGGAGGTACCTGAGGATGCTCGTCTTCGACCCGCACTACTCGAAGTGGAGCCTGGGAGTCCCAGGGCTGATCTTCATCCTGGCGACGATTCTGATCGTGTCCCAGCACGCCTTTGAGGCGGAACTGACCGCGCTCCTCGTGCTGGGCGGGGCCTTCTTCATCAGGGGGTTCAGCATCGACAGGACTGTCGCAGGCCTGCTCCAGCGGGGCCCGACGGGGTACATCAGGCTCTTCACGATGGTCGCGAGCGTCCTGATCGTGGTGGTGGGGCTGATCACCGGGTACGGGAACATGCTGAGCCAGTCCCCATCCGGATATGTGGCGGCGGTCGTCGCAGACCCCGGACTCATCTTCGTCTACGGGGCCACCCTCACAGGATACCTGATCAACGGGAGCCTCGCGCTGGTCTGGGCAGGAATCGCGATCTATGCCACGGGCGCGCTCCTCTCTCACCTTGCCAGGGACAGCGTCCTGTGGAAGAGAGACGGGTTCGTCCTCGCCATGCTCGCGATACTCTACCTCCCGGTGAGGACCTTCTCGGAGTTCTTGATCAGGGGGACGACAGAGTCGACCTTCCTCCTGGTCTCCTACGTGCTGATAGGGCTGGCCGCCCTCTTCGCCCTGACCACCACGATCTACCCGAGAGTCAGGACAAGGGCGGGACCGGAAGCTGAATAG
- the uppS gene encoding di-trans,poly-cis-decaprenylcistransferase, whose translation MLDGALRLLGAYKLYERRLRSQIEQEGKPTHIGIILDGNRRWAASQGVQDGLGHQEGANRAEELLDWCHELRIKTVTLYVLSTENLDRGAEELKDLFVLIEGRLARLLTDERITRYRVRVRAIGQLGLLPQSIRDLLQAIEEKTASFDEHYLNIAVAYGGRAEITDMVRSVAQDVKAGTLAPEQITEETISKRLYTSYLPNQEPDLIIRTSGEERMSGFLLWQGAYSELVFMDVFWPAFRFIDLLRAVRTYQKRRRRHGK comes from the coding sequence ATGCTCGATGGGGCGCTGCGGCTGCTGGGAGCCTACAAGCTCTACGAAAGGCGACTGAGGTCCCAGATAGAGCAGGAAGGGAAGCCGACACACATAGGGATCATCCTCGACGGCAACAGGAGGTGGGCAGCCAGCCAGGGCGTCCAGGACGGCCTGGGTCATCAGGAAGGCGCGAACAGGGCCGAGGAGCTCCTGGACTGGTGCCACGAGCTCAGGATCAAGACCGTGACCCTCTACGTCCTCTCCACCGAGAACCTCGACCGGGGCGCGGAAGAGCTCAAGGACCTCTTCGTCCTGATCGAGGGGAGGCTCGCCCGGCTCTTGACCGACGAGAGGATAACGAGATACAGGGTCAGGGTGAGGGCGATCGGGCAGTTAGGGCTCCTGCCCCAGTCGATACGAGACCTCCTACAGGCGATCGAGGAGAAGACCGCCTCCTTCGACGAGCACTACCTGAACATCGCGGTCGCGTACGGAGGGAGGGCGGAGATCACCGACATGGTGAGGTCTGTCGCCCAGGACGTGAAGGCGGGGACGCTCGCCCCCGAACAGATCACCGAAGAGACGATCTCGAAGCGCCTCTACACCTCGTACCTGCCCAACCAGGAGCCTGACCTCATAATCAGGACGTCGGGCGAGGAGAGGATGAGCGGCTTCCTGCTGTGGCAGGGGGCCTACTCAGAGCTGGTCTTCATGGACGTCTTCTGGCCCGCCTTTCGGTTCATCGACCTGCTCAGGGCCGTCAGGACCTACCAGAAGCGGCGCAGGCGGCACGGCAAGTAG
- a CDS encoding long-chain fatty acid--CoA ligase yields the protein MQAERPWLKSWPRYLAKEAEVPEEPLYSVISKPAAAWGSSTCLRYQGRTLTYSEVDKLSSRFAAALEGLGLHKGERVAIFSPNTPQFVIAFFGILKAGGVVVPCSPRYKERELELQLRDSGSTIVVAANDVVRGNDLFEALEKCRSRLPLRHVITASVTDYLPGVKRRLAGLAKVKDKGRENALRFVDLVGASQPSTSLAEVRPKEDLAVIQYTGGTTGTSKGAMLTHYNLLAAAAMGAMSLPLARTDVSLAVLPLFHIFGMTACMNAPLLSGGSVVLLPRFDVEDVMRTIQREKVTCFCGVPTMYVAVINHPKVASFDLGTVRVSFSGGAPLPVAVRKKFNDLTGGNLVEGYGLTESAAVGSTNPFKEGLPKDGSIGIPFPSTDVRLVDIDDPNKVVEVGEVGELELKGPQVMKGYWQKEVESGLALRDGWLLTGDIAKMDQDGYLYIVDRKKDMISVGGLKVYPREVEEVLYESPLVKEASVLGVADAYMGESVKAFVVLKPGVAEAGAEESLGSLCKEKLASYKVPRHYAFVPELPKTLVGKVFRRKLREEATSR from the coding sequence TTGCAAGCCGAGCGGCCGTGGCTCAAGTCCTGGCCCAGGTACCTCGCAAAGGAGGCCGAGGTCCCCGAAGAGCCGCTCTACTCCGTCATCTCGAAGCCGGCCGCGGCCTGGGGGAGCAGCACCTGCCTCAGGTACCAAGGAAGGACGCTCACGTACTCCGAGGTGGACAAGCTGTCGTCCCGCTTCGCCGCCGCGCTCGAGGGCCTGGGGTTGCACAAGGGGGAGAGGGTCGCCATCTTTTCGCCCAACACTCCTCAGTTCGTGATCGCGTTCTTCGGCATACTGAAGGCCGGAGGGGTCGTTGTGCCCTGCAGCCCTCGCTACAAGGAGAGGGAGCTGGAGCTCCAGCTGAGAGACTCCGGCAGCACCATCGTGGTGGCGGCCAACGACGTCGTGAGGGGGAACGACCTCTTCGAAGCCCTGGAGAAGTGCAGGAGCAGGCTTCCCCTCAGGCACGTCATCACCGCGAGCGTCACCGACTACCTCCCGGGGGTCAAGAGGCGCCTCGCCGGTCTTGCCAAGGTGAAGGACAAGGGGAGGGAGAACGCCCTGCGCTTCGTAGACCTTGTAGGCGCATCGCAGCCCTCGACCTCACTCGCCGAGGTCAGGCCCAAGGAAGACCTTGCAGTCATCCAGTACACTGGAGGCACCACCGGCACCTCCAAGGGCGCCATGCTGACCCACTACAACCTCCTCGCAGCGGCTGCTATGGGCGCCATGTCCCTCCCGCTCGCCCGGACTGACGTCTCCCTCGCCGTCCTTCCGCTCTTCCACATCTTCGGGATGACCGCCTGCATGAACGCGCCGCTGCTTTCAGGCGGGTCGGTCGTTCTCCTCCCGAGGTTCGATGTCGAAGATGTGATGCGGACAATCCAGAGAGAGAAGGTGACGTGCTTCTGCGGAGTCCCCACGATGTACGTCGCAGTCATCAACCACCCCAAGGTCGCGAGCTTCGACCTGGGCACGGTCAGGGTCTCCTTCTCGGGCGGTGCTCCCCTCCCAGTCGCCGTCAGGAAGAAGTTCAACGACCTGACGGGGGGCAACCTGGTCGAAGGATATGGCCTGACCGAGTCGGCTGCGGTGGGCTCGACGAACCCATTCAAGGAAGGCCTCCCGAAGGACGGATCCATCGGGATACCATTTCCCTCCACCGACGTCAGGCTCGTGGACATCGACGACCCGAACAAGGTCGTGGAGGTAGGCGAGGTCGGGGAGCTGGAGCTGAAGGGTCCCCAGGTCATGAAGGGGTACTGGCAGAAGGAAGTGGAGTCGGGGCTCGCGCTCAGGGACGGCTGGCTCCTGACCGGAGACATCGCGAAGATGGACCAGGACGGCTACCTCTACATCGTCGACAGGAAGAAGGACATGATATCAGTGGGGGGCCTCAAGGTCTATCCGAGGGAGGTCGAAGAGGTCCTCTACGAGTCTCCGCTCGTCAAGGAGGCCTCGGTCCTCGGGGTGGCGGACGCGTACATGGGCGAGTCGGTGAAGGCATTCGTAGTCCTCAAGCCGGGCGTCGCGGAGGCAGGAGCAGAAGAGTCGCTGGGCTCGCTCTGCAAGGAGAAGCTGGCCAGTTACAAGGTCCCCAGGCACTACGCGTTCGTCCCCGAACTGCCCAAGACCCTGGTCGGGAAGGTCTTCCGCCGAAAGCTGAGGGAGGAGGCTACCTCTCGATGA
- a CDS encoding acetyl-CoA C-acetyltransferase gives MSDPVIISACRTPIGKFGKSLLGVGAPKLGSLVVQEAMRRAKVRPADVDEVLFGNVVSAGLGQNPARQVAIGAGIPFAVGSVTINKVCGSGLKAAMLAAQSIKAGDNEVVVAGGMESMSNAPYLMRGARWGVKFGEARLLDAMIADGLWDAYHGYHMGITGEMVAKKFGISRKDADEFAYGSHRKAARATEDGTFSEEIVKVEVQREGGETIQFAADECVRGDTTMEKLGRLKPVFKEGGVLTAGNSSQLSDGAAAVVVASEEAADRLGAKPLARIRAYGTGGLEPARVMEAPIPTTKALLKKEKMSIGDIDLVEHNEAYSTASIAVRRALGVEEEKFNISGGAVALGHPIGCSGARVLTTLLYGLKKTGGKTGLATLCLGGGNAVSMIIER, from the coding sequence ATGTCGGATCCTGTCATCATCTCGGCCTGCAGGACCCCGATCGGCAAGTTCGGTAAGAGCCTGTTGGGCGTTGGAGCTCCCAAGCTCGGCTCGCTCGTGGTCCAGGAGGCGATGCGCAGGGCAAAGGTCCGCCCGGCCGACGTGGACGAGGTCCTCTTCGGGAACGTTGTCTCCGCGGGTCTTGGTCAGAACCCCGCCAGGCAGGTCGCGATCGGGGCAGGCATCCCCTTCGCGGTGGGGTCGGTTACGATCAACAAGGTCTGCGGCTCGGGCCTGAAGGCTGCGATGCTCGCGGCCCAGTCGATCAAGGCGGGAGACAACGAGGTCGTGGTCGCCGGAGGGATGGAGAGCATGAGCAACGCGCCCTACCTCATGAGGGGCGCCAGGTGGGGGGTCAAGTTTGGGGAGGCGAGGCTTCTCGACGCAATGATCGCCGACGGCCTCTGGGACGCCTATCACGGATACCACATGGGGATCACTGGAGAGATGGTCGCCAAGAAGTTCGGGATTTCGAGGAAGGACGCGGACGAGTTCGCGTACGGGAGCCACAGGAAGGCAGCGAGGGCAACCGAGGATGGGACCTTCTCCGAGGAGATAGTCAAAGTGGAGGTGCAGAGAGAGGGGGGCGAGACTATCCAGTTCGCAGCCGACGAGTGCGTCAGGGGGGACACCACAATGGAGAAGCTCGGGAGGTTGAAGCCGGTCTTCAAGGAGGGCGGGGTCTTGACGGCTGGCAACTCGTCCCAGCTCAGCGACGGGGCCGCCGCAGTGGTCGTCGCGTCAGAGGAGGCTGCGGATAGGCTGGGCGCGAAGCCCCTGGCGAGGATCAGGGCCTACGGGACTGGCGGGCTCGAGCCGGCAAGGGTGATGGAAGCCCCCATCCCGACCACGAAGGCGCTCTTGAAGAAGGAGAAGATGAGCATCGGGGACATCGACCTCGTAGAGCACAACGAAGCCTACTCCACGGCGTCGATAGCGGTCCGGAGGGCGCTGGGGGTGGAGGAGGAGAAGTTCAACATCAGCGGGGGAGCGGTAGCCCTCGGGCACCCCATCGGCTGCAGCGGGGCGAGGGTCTTGACGACTCTGCTCTACGGGCTGAAGAAGACGGGCGGGAAGACGGGCCTCGCGACGCTCTGCCTCGGCGGGGGCAACGCGGTCTCGATGATCATCGAGAGGTAG